The sequence AATATTGGTACAAACTTATATACTCATATTTGTTTAAGATTTTGCCCAAGAAATATATCGGAACTTAATTTTTCTGTTAGTTATGGCTAGAAGAGATTAGAGgatttatatattggaatgCAAACCTAAACATCTTAACCTTTATTCTGCAGCTTCATCGGAAAAACAATGCTTTTGTCTTGTTGGGTGTATGGAAATTGACCCAAGACCAAGATAAAGGAATATCTGAAAGCAGATTTTTGTTATCCTTCGGCAAGTTAAAGACTGTCTCAGCTGTTTAAATTATGCTAGCCTCTAGCCTGATACGTATGAGATTTGATTGTAGAGCTAGCATCATCCTCAAAGACATAGTTTGCaatataattctatatatatacatatatacacacacacatacacatatatacatgttgAACTTTGTAAttctaaaaagaataatatcatTCAGGTTTTCTGTGGGAATAGAGTTTGTTTCGTTTGTGATGATCTTGGTCTTCATTGTTCTTCATGACAACAGATTATGGATTTACCCTTTGTGGCAATCTAAGTTATGCATCATTTTACTGCTTAAACTTTTGCATATAGGGAGGACTTCGTTGTGTATTCTGAGAGAAATGGACAAATTAGGaggatctattttattttatttttatgatgaaCATTTTACAGGTTTTCAACAAGAATATCCTGGCCATTGCGAATGTTTTCTTCTCCATTTTGCATCcccttttaagtttttaaatgcaTAGGGACCAGAGACACCAAAAAGATTGGgatttgtaatttgtttttCTCGACACAATCCAcaaatgttttagttttttatttttatttttattttttttaagtgttttaaattctttttctgTCTTCATTTCTTTGCCTATTTTTTTGGGCTGGATTTCTCTCTAGCAATGCAGAATCTGTATTGTATGACTATTGGATATGTTTGggctaaaaaaatgaaaaaatttgaaaaggaaTTCAGCTGGAATGTAACACCAAATTTGGCAGCATGATAAGAAGAGGTGAGTGAGATAGCTCATGAAAAAGGAATTTCAGTGGTGACACTTAATGGAATATGATATGGaacaatcaaattaaaatgaaaatagcaATTATGAAAATTGCAATAAGATATCGATTAATATAAAGCaatcagaatttattttataagaattctggaaaaaaaagaaataaaaaagaggtGGGTAATGTTAAGTGGCCCTTGTCTTTCTCTAAAAGAAATTTGTTAGCTTGCAATTGAAGAATATGAAGAGAATGAGCCAAGCAACTTGGAAGAAACACAAAGTTCGATTAGCAAGAAGATGGAGCCATGATTAAaacataatgaataaatattaatagtCGGATCCCTTAAAATGGGGATGTAGCTCAGATGGTAGAGCGCTCGCTTAGCATGCGAGAGGTACGGGGATCGATACCCCGCATCTCCATTTTTTGCGCTCAGATGGTGGACACAATTTGCTTCAATCAATTTCTAGGTTATGGATCATATTCTGTGTCTGTTTAATGtgtttttaatttcacattcaGAAGCCGGACTTTACCACCTACTTTCTCTAACATTCATTTACTCAAAAGATGTTGACAGACTTTAGATCCTGTTTCCCTTTGGTTGGTCCAAACAGATCTTGATGTGGGTTTTCATTTATATTGCTCTACATACCATCAATTAACTCAAACATTGAATGTTTCTcagctttcccttttttttttgttttttttttttattttttattttttaatggcaaCATTCCATCATacacaaagaaaaagagagacaaAGATTTTATGATACAATACAACATGCATCTTTTTAAAGTTGTAACTTACTTTGATTACATAATTTAGTATAGTATTTTGGTTTCGTTACAAGGTGAAATGCGTGTTACATAGTCATCACCTCTTCAGGATTGGTACATGTACATTCTTCATCAAAGTGGGTGAAGAAGGAATTCAGCATTGGGCAATCATAGTTCAGCTCACCAGGTTTTGCAAATTTTTGCCTTTATAAGAATCAATAAAAAGTTAAAGATTAGATTGATTCAAtggaaatcatttaaaaaaaaaaaaaagaaaaagggaggaaaCGATACGAATGTAAGAAgttatataaattcaaaaaaatgcaAGATACGAATTTGGGTTTCTTACCATTCCTGATCAATCACCATATCATCTGTCAATCCAAACTCTCTTAGCTCTTCTTCACTGTGATGCAATAGTAAGCTGTACCTGTAGATATATAAGAGTAGATATTAAAGGGCAATGAAACCACATTTTCCTAAGCTCCCAATTTATCATGCTATGTAGCAAGTAAATTTTAACACTCGTGtctagaataacaataataatcctTTGAGTACTGTTGAAATTGCATTTTTATGTACAATCTTTGGCCTTTTTCGAATCCCAATAGCAATCTCAAGCATTTGTCTGCTTGTCTTAGTTTACTACAGAAATTGTTTGGAACTAGTTTGCCCTGTTCCTGTCTTACTtggtaagaagaagaagaagaagcatacCTTCCACCATAACCTTTCTCCATAACAATCATGTTTCCATTGCCCAAGTTTCTGAGCCCATGAAATTGTTCAACCGTCCATTTGTACCATCTCATTAGAAATACTCGAAGTGTTAGACCATGTGAGACTATCACCAAGTTCATGTCTGGGTTTCTATCCCCTGGTGGCTGAAAACGTCCAATATCAATGTCTGCTCTCAGTGTTTCTCTAAATCCTGTTTAAACCCCAAAAATCCTATTTCTATTAACACCCTTTTTGCCTTTTAATTggaattaatcaataataataaagcttcaacaaaaataaaaaagtctacCTGTAATTCTATCATAAACATCAGCTGCAGATTCACCATTAGGAAATCGAAAGAAGAAACGGCCATAAATCTTACGCAGAGCTTTTTCAACTCTCATCCTCTCTCTATCCTGAAAATTTCCTTTAAAGGAAAATGTAAATCAAAACCAATTTCAAAGAATTACataaagatttcttttttttaattcttttttcaccacaaaaaaaaaaaaaaaaaaaaaaaagtggcttttgtaatttgtttatcTATGTATGTACCAAAATCTTGTTCCCTTAGACGAGGCTCTTCCCTAAGACCAGCGATTCTTGAGCGCTCAAAAGCTCGACCAAGACTCTTCAGTGTTTCATGTGTCCTTTTATAGGGAGATACATAGAAGTAGACCTTCCAATTTGGGACATTGTCTTTCTCAATCATCTCTCTGATTCTCTTTCCACATTCTTCAGCTTCAGCTTTGCCTTTCTCTGTCAGTGCAATTTTTGGATCAGCGACCCTTGTATAAGTAGTCTCATCAACGTTTCCTTCACTCTCACCATGTCGAACCAGGATTATCCTGCGAGGTCTAGGAGGTGGGTTTCTGATGATTCCTGGGTTTATCACAGATTTTTTCCTTTCGGGAAAACCAGCTAACCCATTATCACCATGTTCAATGCTCTCACTTGGGTTTCCACTGCAATGGATTTTACTCCTACTACTACTGCTATTGACTCTAAAGTTTGAAACTTGGACAAATGAAGCAGGGGAGGGTATAACAGTAAAAGCTGTCATCGTTGGGCAAGTAGGAAAATATTTCAGAAAGAAGCAGAAAAAGTGTATAATTGAATCATCCCCGAAGGTGTTTATTTACTATTATGTAGGATTTAAGATATACTGAGCTAAATCCCCATTCGGATTGCTGAAAGAACAGTGAAAGGTTTTTTTGTGGTATACAGACCCTTTTGAGTCTTCATGTCAGAGGATGGAGTTTCACTTTCCAGGAATACTAGAAAACTGGAGCTGTCAAGTTTCCATTTttccaatcaaattaattagaTTGGATTAAAACCAAATTGTGAATAGGAACTTTTTTTCTGATTAAGAAAAATGTGTGGTTCAAATGAGAAACaagggatttatttattttcatttttgtgtttttcttatcTTCATGTTTTTGTTATGTTGCAGTAAATTCATTGCTAGAAGACAAAGGAAATGGTAGGAGTCATGGAAATGAAGGTGTAGGTGGTAAGGTGCTTTTCCTATCTTTATAAgattttttgtcctttttcaaTGGGGGGGACCTTTTGTTCCTTGTGCCTTAGGTCCTAATTAATTTCTTGTGGCATGGGACTTTAAAGGAGTGGTTATTAAAGATCTATTTAGTCTGCACATTGACAAGAAAAActtccgaaaaaaaaaaaaatatatatatatatatatatatatacaccttaaTGGGTCCATTTGATTCCTGGAGAAGTCAAGATCAAGGAAAAAGACATGATCACATGAAttcaaaaaatgtaatttctagGTTTGTAAGGTTAAGTATTTTCCTATCCATGATAAGGAATTTCTAACACCCATATCTAACTTGTTTCTTTCTCGTTAATGATTTCCTCTAAGAAATTGGATCCATATCATGTCCATGTTCAGTTCTCTTGGTGGCGTGGCCATGTGGGGTTGTGATCCAACAAAATTCCAACCCAACTAACGGcaatagtaaataataattttgggcTTGACTTGAGAATTTGGATATGGTTTGCCTACCATTTATGGGTCAGGGTAGGCGTGTTCTATTCAGCTCAATTTACAAGTTCCTTCTCCCAACTTTGCAAGATTATCACAGTTTCATTATATGAATAGCACATATTAAAAGTACTGCAAATGTTGAGAATGTAAGTAAATTTTGGGCTTTATTAATATCATCTCACCCATGAATAATTTTGTGATActgaatttttttctcaaagaCATTGTCTTCTTGGCACTTCAAATCCATAGATTCAATTCACTCTATTCATCCTTTAGACAAATGACAAAAGTTTCTCCACTAAAAGACATGTTAGACCTTCATGGAATTAGAGTACTgctttgatatataatttacatGGCAGATAATCTTAAGGGCTCAGTCTAAATGTTTAATGGAAAAACTTCCAAAAGCCATAAGATCAGCCCTCTTGAATCAAATGTTACTTGAGCTTTTTGCTTTGGATAAGAACTTTTTCAGTTTAATTAATTCAATCAGAAAGAGGTCGAAACTACATGTTGATGAAAACGGATGAAGCTAGGTATATAGCCAGAGGCTTCATGGGGAGGATTAAAGTTTACACTTTGTATATATACCCATGGACCGCATTGAACAGTACTATAAATAACAGTCTATACAAAATTTGTTTGATGTCGTTTTCAAAGGAGAGCAAAGTGCCCAAGGTCAATGAAAGAGCGTGTTCCCTTCATAATTATGAGCCTcttcaagaaattaataataggTTGATATAAaactaatcctcctccttttttcttgcttcaaaaacattcttttttcttgttttgtccATAATTACCTGTTTCTGCAACATACCAGACAAAAAGCATTTAAGCCCTTCTGttttcattaaataattttcGTTCATTCACAATTTCATGCATACATTATAATATAACTttcagttttattattattattattatttttttttttgggatagaaCTTTCGCAAACCATTGACTTTGCTTATAAAGGATGCTTCGTGACAAAGAGATTCTCGATAATATTGAGGAACAAGTAtgcaaaaactaaaaagaataAGTTGTAATATACATTTATGTAGTCAAGGATTCCTACTTAAAATGATACTCAGAAGTTTTGTGTTTGACGGAGTAAAGTGATAGAGTTAACCCTTGAAATTTCTGAAACTAACATTGAAAATTGACAATTAGCAAGTtgagcatatttatatatacatcttGAAATTTCTAAAAGTAACATTGGAAAATGACAATTAGCAAGTtgaggctatatatatatatatatatacagtcagtCCCCTATTAGAATATCATGATAGATTTTTTATCGGaatcttttttatcattttttaaatttttttaaaagctgaaatttaaagatatattaatGAGTTGAATGATGTAATAAAATTCAATGAGGGCAAAATGAACCTTGTCTAAGCTACATATGttgaaataattcaaaatttgagaGGTAAGATCTTGATGGAAAACCATAAGAACATcctgataaaaaaaatactcttatacatatgatttaaaaaaaaaaaaaaaaagggctataaacatttgaaaattgaattttgtaccatatatataaatttgtgtgTATAAATTAAGGAGCTTGAAAGTTAAAAACTCCATAGAAATTCAAACTATAAAAAAGGTACAAAAACTAagagattaattaaataaagcTGTTTGAAAGTAATAGCCTGAACAAGTGGGTAAATAGCTCAAATTTAAACCTAATCCATGACGAGTATGGAATTTTAAATGAGAATTAATCAGAAGTAGTTTGTTTTTACTTAAATGTTAAATTGATAAGTATGGAATTTAAGACATGCAAAATGTTGTGTGAGTTAATTTGTTTTCCATCAAAAATGCCAAAGACCCATAATAGTCATTAGTCAAGCTGCCCACTtggtattataaaattaaatatatatatatatatatatatatatatatatatatatatatatacaccagaaTATAATTGATACTATACCAAGAAAATAGTTGCTTTCAATAGATTTGTCATTTTATAGAGAAAACTTTTTATAAACCTCCAATAAGAAGGCTGGCATGGTCTTTAATAAGAAACTTCTTGTGATTGCCAAACAGAAAAGTATTATTCTATTGAGGAGACTGCATGGaagcttttatatataataaaatagtgg comes from Ziziphus jujuba cultivar Dongzao chromosome 6, ASM3175591v1 and encodes:
- the LOC107430163 gene encoding phosphoglycerate mutase-like protein AT74H, translated to MTAFTVIPSPASFVQVSNFRVNSSSSRSKIHCSGNPSESIEHGDNGLAGFPERKKSVINPGIIRNPPPRPRRIILVRHGESEGNVDETTYTRVADPKIALTEKGKAEAEECGKRIREMIEKDNVPNWKVYFYVSPYKRTHETLKSLGRAFERSRIAGLREEPRLREQDFGNFQDRERMRVEKALRKIYGRFFFRFPNGESAADVYDRITGFRETLRADIDIGRFQPPGDRNPDMNLVIVSHGLTLRVFLMRWYKWTVEQFHGLRNLGNGNMIVMEKGYGGRYSLLLHHSEEELREFGLTDDMVIDQEWQKFAKPGELNYDCPMLNSFFTHFDEECTCTNPEEVMTM